Genomic DNA from Candidatus Nitronereus thalassa:
TCCTTTGGGCATGCCATTGATCATCGAAGGCAATCGCCTTTCTGCTGAACGCACGTGGATGGTAGCGATCGGAAATACGAAGAAGCGATTCAATCCCAGCCCAAACTCGCAGAGGCTCATTACCATCTGGGACTGACGCTCTATCGGAAAGGGTCGCTGTTAGCAGCACAACCTCACTTTATTGAAGTGGCCAATTTAGCGCCAGGCCACCCTGCGATTTGGAATGCTCCACCATTTCGTCAATATGGAACGGTGGAACCAGAGACTCAAGAACCAGCTCAGGATGGGCACACGGGGCATCAACATTAAACCCTAGTAAAAAATCTGCAGGATGAAAAAGTCAATAACCTGGAAAGAACACAACGGAGTCTTAAAATGAGCAATCAAAATAATGTGGTGACACGGCGTACGTTATTGCAAGGCATCGGAGCTTTGGGACTGACCACGGCCATGGCTCGCCTCATTCCTTCATATGTCTGGGCAAGCGGGACACGGGCAACCCTTCCCTCACAGTTGGATGGAAACGTTATGCATCTCACCATCGCCGAGACACCCTTTCAAATTGGAGAACGAACTGGAATTGCGAAAACCATTAACGGCACATTACCCGGCCCTTTGCTCCGCCTGCAGGAAGGCCAACCAATCCGCCTCAACGTTACTAACCGTTTGAGAGAAGATACCTCCATTCATTGGCATGGATTGATTCTTCCACCGGATATGGACGGCGTGCCGGGTGTCAGTTTTGCCGGCATCAAACCAGCTTCTACCTTTTCCTACAACTATCCTGTTCAGCAGAACGGGACGTATTGGTATCACAGTCACTCTGGGGGTCAGGAGCAGTCGGGCGTGTACGGGCCGATCATTATCGATCCGATTGAACCGGAACCATTTCACTATGATCGCGATTATGTCGTGGTGCTCTCGGATTGGACGTTCGAGTCGCCGGAAGCGGTGTTCTCCAAACTCAAGAAACTAAGCAATTACTATAACTTCCAGAAACGAACGGCTTACGAGTTCCTTTCCGACGTTGGACGCCTGGGGTTATGGCCTGCACTTCAAAATTACCTGATGTGGGATGGGATGCGGATGGACCCGACGGACTTCGCGGACGTCACCGGATATGCCTACACCTACTTGATGAACGGTCTGTCACCCTCCGGTAATTGGACAGGCCTCTTTCGACCTGGCGAGCGGGTGCGTCTGCGTTTCATTGCTGCTGGAGCCATGACCTTCTTTGATGTGCGCATTCCCGGTGTCAAGATGACGGTCGTTCAAGCGGACGGACAAAACGTCCAGCCTGTGGTGGTGGACGAATTCCGCATCGGACCGGCAGAAACCTATGATGTCATCGTCGAACCCACAGAGGCTCGGGCCTATACCCTATTTGCCGAAACCTTGGATCGAAGCGGCTACGCACGCGGCACGCTGGCTCCACGCGCGGGAATGACCGGCCCGCTTCCCGAACGTCGTCCGAGGCCGCTCCGCACCATGGCCGACATGGGCATGGTCATGGAAGGAATGAACATGGGAAGTATGGACATGTCCAGCATGAGCAAACCCACTCATGATGGGGGGAGCCACTCAACCCATCAGGAAATGGGGATGCACGGGAACCAGGCTATCCAACATATGCCAGACATGCCCCATAAGTCAGCGAGAGGGTCGGACGATCCACAGCACGGGACGATACCCGGCAGTACGCCCGTCAGGCATGGGCCCGATCATCACGGAACCGGCAACCAATCCGTCGCAGAGTATTCGTGGAATCAAAGTGGGAACCCCGGCAGAGGGTTGGATAACAGCGAGTGGCGCGTGTTGGTCTATACCGATTTAAAAAGCCTGGAACCCTACCCCGACCAACGGGAACCGCAACGGGAGATCGAACTCCACCTCACGGGCCACATGGAGCGATATATGTGGTCGTTCGACGGCAAGAAATACTCGGACGCAAAGGAGCCGATCCACTTCCGTTACGGCGAGCGGCTACGCCTGACCTTCATCAACGACACGATGATGGAGCACCCCCTGCACCTTCACGGAATGTGGATGCACCTGGAAAACGGCACGGGAGCTTACCTGCCACGTAAGCACACGGTCGTGGTCAAACCAGCCGAACGGGTATCCGTCGCGATCACGGCTGACGCCCCTGGACGGTGGGCCTTTCACTGCCACTTGCTTCTCCATATGGAAGCGGGGATGTTCCGAATCGTGGAAGTAACCAGCCAAGAAGCAGAGGTGCAATCATGAACACGTCTCTTCGCCCCATTCTATGGCTGGCTGTGCTAGGTCTTTGGACAGTGCTACCTGACGCCTCAATCGTTTTCGCTCAGACCATCCCCGGGGGTTCAACTCAAGAGGAGCACACTGTACCACACGTATCACCCAAGCCTGTTTGGCCCAGTCCGGTTGCGGATCAGGAAAACCACCTGTTTTTTCTCGCCGACGTTCTCGAGTACCGTCCAAACATAGGGGGAACGGGAAGTGATAGCGATTACCGATGGGACATCGAAGGTTGGTATGGCGGGGACTACCACCGCATCTGGTTCAAAAGCGAAGGACAGCAAAACAGTGCCTTTAAAGCAGACTACGATGTCGATTCACAACTGCTCTATGGCCGTTTCATTCAGAAGTATTACGACTTTCAGGTGGGCCTTCGCCTGGAAACGCAATCATTCGAGGGAAGCAACGTCACGCGCGGGCTGGCGGTGATCGGGCTGCAGGGCCTTGTGCCTTATAACTACGAAATCGAGTCGGCCCTCTTCATTAGTCAGAGCGGCGACGTGTCCGCCCGCTTAACGGGGACCAAAGATTTGTTGTTGAGTCAACAACTGATCCTCCAGCTTCGTCTTGAAACGAATCTTGCGATCCAACGCGTCGAACGGTTCACGACAGGATCCGGACTCAACAACCTCGAAGGGGGAGTGCGCCTGCGCTATGAAATCCGACGCGAGTTCGCGCCCTACGTGGGAGTATCCCTGGAGAGAAGTTTTGGAGAGACCGCCGCTCTCGTGCGGCAAGAGGACGGAGACCCGAGTCAGGTTCGATTTGTGACAGGCGTGCGGATATGGTTTTGAATGAGAATTCTATCGCTTATGGAGAGCGCACCGTGACAACATTAGCCGAAGATATCCAAGCACAGATCGACCGATTCAACGCCGGCATACAGGAACGCAATCCCGCGGAGTACGAATTTCACCAGGCTGTTCAGGAATTTACCGAAATGGTCATGCCCTATGTACTGGAACATCCAAAATATAGAGATGGCCATATTCTGGAACGCATGACCGAGCCTGACCGTATCGTCATTTTCCGAGTCTGTTGGGAAAACGATGAAGGCAGCATCTGTTGCAACCGCGCCTGGCGGGTGCAATTCAATAATGCGATTGGTCCTTACAAAGGTGGCATGCGTTTTCATCCCAGTGTGACGCAAAGTGTGTTGAAATTTTTGGGTTTTGAGCAAGTGTATAAAAACGCGTTGACCGGCTTGCCGATGGGGGGCGCTAAGGGAGGCAGTAACTTTAATCCGAAGGGCAAAAGCGACCGCGAAGTGATGCGGTTTTGCCAATCGCTCATGACGGAACTTTCCCGTCATATCGGTGAGGATACTGACGTGCCCGCCGGCGACATTGGTGTCGGGGCAAGAGAGATTAGCTACCTATTTGGTCAGTACAAACGTCTGCAAAACCGCTTTACTGGCGTGTTGACGGGAAAGGGAGTAGCCTTTGGCGGCAGCCTGATCCGTACTGAAGCCACGGGCTATGGAGTGGTGTATTTCACGAAACATATGTTGGCTCGACACCATAAAACCCTGGCTAACAAGACCGCCATTATTTCCGGTTCGGGTAATGTGGCGTTGTATTGTGCTGAAAAGTTGGTCCAGGAGGGTGCCAAGGTATTGACCCTCTCTGACTCAAGCGGATTCATTCATGATCCGGACGGCATCGACCAAAACAAACTGGCTTGGGTTATGACCCTGAAGACGGAACGCCGAGGCCGGATCAGTGAATACACCGAACAATATCCGACATCGACATTTTATCCGGGCCAACGTCCTTGGTCGGTCTCGGCGGACTTGGCATTCCCCTGTGCGACACAAAATGAGCTGGCGGAAGGGGACGCAAAGCTTCTGGTGACAAACGGCATTCAACTCGTTGCCGAAGGGGCCAACATGCCCTGCACAATGGAAGCCGTCCGTTATATGTGCGAAGCGGACCTCCTATTGGCACCGGCCAAAGCGGCTAATGCTGGAGGGGTAGCGGTATCCGGTCTGGAACAAAGTCAAAATGCACAACGTCTCCCATGGACGCGTGAAGACGTTGATCATCGTTTACAGGACATCATGGCCCATATCCATCAACAGTGCGTGGTGTACGGTGAGGAAAAGGACGGGCATATAGACTATGTGAGGGGCGCGAACATTGCCGGTTTTGTCAAGGTCGCCGATGCCATGCTGGCGTACGGCATCGCATAAGCGTATGGCATTGCAATAATGAATGTTGCCGTGCCGACAAAAAGAATTTCAGAATTTGCTCATTGAAGAATTGAAAAGCATATAGGATTTTTTGGGGGGAAGCCCCGCCAAAAGGTCGGGGCTTCCACGTTCGTTTCGGTGATAGTTATAGTATTTTAACTTTCAAATGAGACGAATGAAGACTACTTTTTTTCAAAAGCGAGAGGTCCCGTGTTGCCTTTCTTTTGTAGCTGCACGATCTCATCGTGCCCTCTTCGAGCATTTTCATGGGTCGGGGATGCAAACGAAGAGGCGGCATGAGATGCCGCAGCTACAAATTTCATGTCCTGTCAAAGACCAGGATTCGTACGCATATTTAAATGGAGTGTATGAACGAAAAGTTAAATTACTAAACCTGCCAGGAAAGCCCCGTGCTTTGCATGGGGATGAATGGCAGCCCGGAGCGAACGAAAGCAATAGTTTGTTTTAGGTTTTTAAGAAGCCCCGCCCTTTGGGCGGGGAGTTTCACTTGCTATAGTGTGTCGTGGCATGTTCAGTTTGCCGCTCCCATTGGGAGCGGAGCCTTTTCGTTTTTATGGGGTGTCTCCTGAGCTTTGTTTTGATTTTTGCCGTACTAGCTGGTTAAGTCCGATTCGGTGAAATTTCGTCATTCGAGGAAAGTAACACTGGGGTTTAGTGACTCCTTTTGACCTGCGATTTTGCACGCAATGTTTAACAGTGTGCACTTTTCTGAGAGGCATTAAAATAACAATTATCGAAGACTTATCATGCGATTTCTTTCCGAGCTCGACCCTAAAGAAAGGTTGATACACATGCAGGTAAATCCCCTCAACAAACCTTCGAAGAACATAGCCCCAGCCGTAGCAGCAGTGCTCACGGAAAATCGGCAAGATTTCTTCCGGTTTCTCACCCATCGCCTGGGAAACCTGGATACGGCGGAAGAGGTCATTCAGGAATTCAATCTTCGCGCCATCAGCAGGGCCTCGGACCTGAGAGACCCGGACCGCGCCATCCCCTGGCTCTACCGAGTCCTGAACAGCACGCTGGCCGACTTTTTTCGCAGGGAAATCACCCGGCGTCAGGGTGAGGCCGAATATGCTCATCTGCAACCCGAATCTCAAAAGGCCTTTGATGTAGATACCGAAGCCGTATGCGCCTGCTTCCATGCGCTCCTCCCCGCGCTCAAACCCGAGTATTCCGAAATTCTGCAGAGAATTGATCTGGGCGGGGAATCACGTGAACACGTCGCCAAAGATCTGGGAATCACGGGCAATCTCGCCAGGGTGCGTCTGCATCGAGCCCGACAGGCTCTCAAGCGGGACCTCCTCCAAGCATGCGGGACCTGCTGCCAAAACCACGGATTTATGGACTGTGAATGTACCCATTCTAGTAATCTCGTGAATGTATCTCCGCCTCGCTCCCTTTAGCTGTAATGCGGAAGGCCAAATTCCGTCTTTAATCTAAAACAAGAAATAAAACGTGATGAGGCCCACCATACAAGGAGCAACGCCATGACATACAACATTTCATTCTTCATCCCCACCTTGATCACCACGACAGTGTTGATGAATACCTCTGCGGTTTTGGCTCACGAATGGAAGGCCTACTCGGCCAAGGGATTTTTCAAATTGACCAACTGTCCCAAGGAATAGAAAAAGAAAGTCGTGCAGCCAAAGCAAATAAACTTTTGGCTGAATCTGGGAAACCTCAAGACCCGGCCAAACAATGAGAGGAGGAAAACAGATCATGGATCCACTACTTTGTAAAAAATCCAAATGTAAAAACTCGATCGTGTCCATGGCCTGGATATTGGCTGCCACCTTCAGCCTGTTACTCACTTCGCCGGTGCCGGCATCAGCGCAAGAATTATTTGTGCTGTCAACGGAATCAGGATTGGAGTTGTACCAGGCTGGAAATCTGATTGAGCCGGATTTGCCCATCAACACATATCACTCAGCAGTTCCGCCCAAGATAAAGGCGGGAACGTTCAGCCTTCAACCAATCTTGGTACATTCCGGCCTTCAGACAACCCTCAACGGTCGAATACTCACAATGGCAGGCCGGATCGACTGGTATCCATCTTCAGGCGAAAATCCTTTAAGCCATGATCTTGTGGCTTCCTTGACCCTAGAAACGGCAGGTGGGCGCAAAAATGACCCGTAAGATATTGGGGTGCATCGTGAAAGAGAAAAAATCCGTGGTCACCTCGGTGGTGATAAGACAGTTTTTTATTGTGCCTGGTGCCCCAAGAGCTTGCGCGGACTTTTGTGATCCAATGAATAGTTCCCTGACCGTATGAACGTTTTGCACAGGAATATTATGAAGGAGATTCACGCCATGGTTGCTTCGCGGGTCAACACCAATCCCCTAGTCATGCTAAAGGAGTTCGGGCAATCTGTTTGGTTGGATTACATCCGGCGTAGCCTTATTACTAGCGGCGAGTTGGAACGTCTCGTGAAGGATGATGAGCTACGAGGTGTCACGTCGAATCCCGCGATTTTTGAGAAGGCCATCACCGGAAGCTCCGACTACTCAGAGGCACTAAAGAACATGGACATGCGGAAGGGGTTGGATGCCAAGGCCCGTTACGAACGGTTGGCGATCAAGGATATTCAAGATGCCGCCGATGTGATGCGAGCTGTGTATGAGCGCACGAAGCGGCGAGATGGTTATGTGAGTTTAGAGGTTTCTCCACACCTTGCCCGTGACACCGACGGCACGGTTGAAGAAGCGCATCGCCTTTGGAAGGCGGTCGGGCGTAGCAATGTGATGATGAAGGTCCCCGCGACGTCAGAAGGTATTCCCGCCATTCAACAGCTCATCAGTGAAGGGATCAACGTCAACGTCACACTGCTTTTCTCCCAAGGTGCGTATGAGCGTGTTGCTGATGCCTACGTTTCGGGATTACAAAAATTAGCAGCCCGGGACGGTGATGTGAACAAAGTTGCCAGCGTGGCGAGTTTCTTCATCAGCCGAATCGATACCGCCATTGATGCGCTCATCTCAACCCGCCTCCAAGCCTCGACAGACCAAGGCGAGCAGGCCTTACTTCGAAGTCTCATGGGGAAAGTCGCCATCGCCAACGCCAAATTGGCCTATCAACGTTACCAGGAGATCTATTCCAATCCGAGCTGGGAGGCCTTGGCAAAAAAGGGAGCCATGACCCAGCGGGTTCTTTGGGCAAGCACAAGCACGAAGAATCCGAATTATCGTGACGTCCTCTACGTGGAGGAGCTGATCGGTCCTGATACGGTAAACACCATTCCCCCCGCGACATTCGATGCCTTCCGCGACCATGGACGTCCGCGTGCAAGTCTGCTCGAGAATGTGGAAGATGCGCACGACACCATGGACACGCTCGAACGAGTTGGCATTTTCATGAAAGAGGCAACGGATACGCTCTTGGAAGAAGCGTTACGCCTCTTCAATGAACCCTTTGACAAGCTCCTGGCCGCGGTCGACCGTCAGGCCAGGAGCTCGCGTCTCTCAAGGTGAACCGTGAAAGCGATGTGGTGCCAACAGAGAGAGAATAGTTCGATTCGCACTCTGCGGGTCCTTGGCATCAAATGTGAGCTGACAGTTTTTTAAAAAGGAGTCTTAGTCATGCAAATTGGAATGGTTGGGCTTGGACGAATGGGAGCCAACATGGTACGACGGCTCATGCGGAATGGCCATCAGTGTGTCGTGTTCGATCATAATCCGGAAAATGTGAAGCAGCTTACTCAAGAAGGCGCCACTGGGACCGGTTCGCTGGAACATTTTGTGAAGCACCTGACTAGGCCGCGTGCCGCGTGGGTCATGGTGCCGGCTGGAACACCCACCGAACACACCGTGATGGCTATCGCTCGGTTAATGGAATCGGGAGATGTCGTGATTGATGGAGGAAACTCGTATTTCAAGGACGATGTGCGGCGAGCAGAAGCCCTCAAAGAGCTGGGGATTCAATACATGGATGTCGGGACCAGTGGTGGAGTCTGGGGACTGGAGCGAGGCTATTGCATGATGATTGGAGGTTCCGAGCTGTCCGTCAAACGCCTTGATCCGATCTTTAAAACCCTCGCACCGGGTCGTGGTGAAATTCCGAGGACACCCGGTCGAGAAAAAATGGGTGGCACGGCGGAGGAAGGCTACATGTATTGTGGTCCCGCCGGGGCAGGCCATTTCGTCAAGATGGTACACAATGGCATTGAGTATGGTCTCATGCAAGCCTATGCGGAAGGCTTTGACATCTTTCGTCATGCAAACACCAAAGAACTCCCGGAAGAATTTCGGTATGACTTGAACCTCCGTGACATTGCTGAAGTGTGGCGTCGTGGCAGTGTCGTGGGATCCTGGCTGCTCGATTTAACGGCTATGGCGCTTCTGGAAAATCCTACGCTCTCTACCTACACGGGGTCTGTCCAGGATTCGGGCGAAGGGCGTTGGACCGTCATCGCAGCCGTGGAAGAAGCTGTTTCCGCTGATGTCCTCACGACTTCACTGTATACCCGCTTCCGCTCACGTCAGGAACATACCTTTGCCGAAAAGGTACTCTCTGCCATGCGGCACAAGTTCGGGGGACATGTTGAACGACCCACTGGGGGTTAATCCTGAACGAAAAGTGATCAGGCCAGAATAAGGGGTTTTTTATTGTTTGAATCGAAAAGTGTGACACAATGACCACAGCAGGGACAGAGATACAGGCAAGTGAGGCGGGACCAGTTGGTCCGGCGTGCGTAATGGTTATCTTCGGCGCTTCTGGAGATCTGGCAAAGCGTAAACTGATTCCGGCTATTTACAACCTTGCCAAAAGGAATTTGCTGCCTCGAGAGTTCGCCATTGTCGGAGTGGCCCGCGAGGAGATGAGCACTGATGGCTTTCGTCACAAATTCAGGAGCGAGATTCAAGAATTCGCCACTGCCTCGATTGAGTCGGACATTTGGGAGTGGATCGAGCAGCGGCTTTACTATTTGTCCGGAGACTTCGACAATCCACAGATCTATAATTTACTCGGGGACTCTCTCGCCCATGCGGATAAACAACATGGGACACAAGGCAATTATTTGTTCTATCTCGCCACGGCGCCAAGCTTTTTTTCACGGATCATTCAACAGCTTGGCGTTGCCGGGTTAACTCATGAAAAGGATGGCTGTTGGCGACGGGTGATTGTGGAAAAACCGTTCGGACGGGATCTTGAGTCTGCCCGCTCTCTTAATGAGGAGATCTTACAAGTCCTGCATGAGCGTCAGATTTACCGCATAGACCACTATCTTGGCAAAGAGACCGTTCAGAACATTCTGGCCTTTCGATTCGGGAATGGCATTTTTGAACCCATCTGGAACCGACGGTACATCGACCACGTACAAATTACCGCGTCTGAAACCGTTGGCGTAGAGCAACGCGGGGGGTACTATGAAGGGTCCGGGGCTTTGCGAGATATGGTCCCCAACCACCTCTTCCAGTTGGTGACCCTCATTGCCATGGAACCGCCCCTTTCGTTTGATGCCGATCCAGTCAGAAATGAACAAGCCAAAATCTTGCATGCCATTCCGCAACTTACTCCTGAAGAGGTTCTCCATCGTTGCGTGCGAGGCCAGTATGAAGAAGGCAAGATGGACGGCGTGCAGGTGCCGGGATACCGCACGGAACCCGGAATTGCCAGTGATTCCAATACTGAATCCTTTGTCGCATTCAAGCTGAATATCGACAACTGGCGTTGGGCTGACGTGCCGTTTTATATTCGCACCGGCAAACGTCTGGCCAAACGCATCACGGAAATCGCCATCCAGTTCCGTCGCGCCCCCTTTATGCCGTTCAGAAAAACGGCCGTGGAGAAGCTCACGCCGAATCTGCTGGTTCTCCGCATTCACCCCGACGAGGGAATCTCATTGCGGTTTGGGGCAAAGGTGCCAGGTCCTGTTGTACGTTTGGGCGCTGTGGACATGGCCTTCGAGTATGCGGACTATTTCGGGTGTACTGTCAGCACAGGGTATGAGCGGCTCTTGTATGACTGTATGTGCGGTGATGCAGCTCTTTTTCAGCGAGCCGACATGGTCGAAGCAGGCTGGAGGGTCGTGACATCAGTGTTGGACGTCTGGAAGGCCTTGCCACCTCGCTCTTTCCCCAATTATCCAGCGGGCACATGGGGCCCCCCGGAATCTGATCAATTATTGGAGCGCGATGGCCGGCATTGGAGGTTGAACGACGAATGATTCTTGCAGGGGACATAGGAGGGACCAACACGAGGCTTGCCATCTTTGAGCCCAGAGAGGATCGGCTCAAACCGGTTGCGGCGGAAATCTTTCCGAGCCGCCAATACAACAGCCTGGATGACATTGTTGAAAAATTTCTACTTCTTCACGGATGGCCTATTACGCGGGCCTGCTTTGGCATCGCGGGACCTATCAAGCAGGGACGCTCCACCACTTCAAACCTTGCCTAGGTCGTCGATGCTGGTCGATTAGGTCGAGCGCTTCATTTGAAAACAGTGGATTTGATCAATGACCTGGAAGCCAATGCTTTTGGGATTGCTGCTCTTACGGCAGCGGATTTCCTGGTTCTTAAAGAAGGGGTTCCGGATTCTGCTGGCAACGCCGCCATTATTTCAGCCGGGACTGGTCTGGGCGAAGGCGGGCTGTACTGGGATGGCCACCAACATTGTCCGTTTGCTTCCGAAGGGGGGCATGCGGACTTCGCGCCGCGAAACGAGCTGGAGATTGAGTTGTTACGTTATTTACTGACCCTCTATCCACGCGTTAGCTATGAACGGGTGCTGTCCGGCCCGGGCCTCTATAACATGTATCAGTTTTTTCGCTTTTTGCGCCACGGGCAGGAACCAGACTGGCTCCACGAACAGTTGCGTCAGCGGGATCCTGCTGCTGTCATTTCACAGGCCGCCCTCGAAGGGAAGTGCCAGGTCTGTGTCGAATCCCTTGATCTCTTTGTTTCCATTTATGGCGCGGAGGCCGGCAACTTGGCACTCAAAGTCATGGCCAGGGGCGGAGTCTTTGTCGGTGGTGGCATTGCGCCGAAAATCGTTCAAAAGATGAAAGGCCCGAAGTTTCTGGAAGCGTTCGTTGAGAAGGGTAGGATGAAAGCATTGCTTGATGACATACCCGTACGTGTCATTTTGAACGACAAGACAGCTCTCATTGGCGCCGCTCGTTACGCCATACTTCGGGGTGAAGGGAAACTGTTTCTGGACAACATGGCAGGAGGCTTCGCATGCACACCAAAGCAATGACATTCAGCCGTCACATCCTGGAAGAGGCCAAAGTACAACAGGATATGACCGCAGAGCTTTCCAGTCTGCTGATGCAGATGGGGTATGTAGGCAAGATCCTTTCACGAGAGATTGCTCGTGCACCACTGAAGGGCAGATTGGGACTTGTTGGTGAGACCAACCCCACGGGCGATGCACAAAAAAAACTTGACGTGTACACGAATGACATCATGGTTGAAGCTTTTTCCGAAACGGGCCCGGTCGCTGGCTTGGTTTCCGAGGAGTTGGAGGAATTAAAAATACTCTCCCTCGGGCGTGAGGCCAAATATATCCTCTGTACCGATCCCCTTGATGGTTCATCCAACACGGATATCAACGCGCCTATTGGGACCATTTTCGGCATCTATCGCTGTAGCGGAAATAATCACCGTGAACTGGAGCAGAACCTCCTGAACGAGAGGATGAAACAGATTGCGGCTGGATATGTGTTGTATGGCGCAAGCACGATGTTGGTGTACACGTGTGGCCACGGTGTCTACGGCTTTACTTTAGACTGTGATCTTGGTGAGTTCTTGCTTGTCCATGAAAATATCTCGTGCCCTGCAAGAGGCCATTATTGTAGCGCAAACCTTGGCCGCTATCACGAATGGTCTTCTGATATTCAAAATTTTATCGCGCATTTGACCGTACATGACCCTTCCACGCGACGTCCTTATTCATTGCGGTATACTGGCGCACTGGTCGCGGATTTTCATCGTAGTTTGCTTGAGGGTGGGGTTTACTTTTATCCACCCGATGCCGACCACAAAAACGGCAAACTTCGATTTCTGTACGAATGCGCGCCTCTGGCCTTTGTTGTTGAGCAAGCGGGTGGTTGTGCCAGTACAGGCACACAACGACTTTTGGACCTCAAGGTGGAGTTGCTACATCAACGAGCGCCCTTTGTGATTGGCAGCACCGAAGAGGTGGCTCTCTATGAGAAATTTTTGACCGGAGGCACTTGAGTGACTTAACAGCATCATGAAAATTTATGACGACGAGATTCCCTAATACCACCTGGCTAGAAAGCCTAGATGTTTTTAACTCACAAAGATCCCTTCAGCATACTGCGGGATACTACAAGGAGGCCTATGAGCTGCAGGATTCGCATACAAATCTGGTTGACGGGAATGCTTTTTCTTCTAACCTTGACGCTGACGGCCTGCGGAGATTCGGCTCCCCCTCCACAGGCCTCTTTGATTGACCGGGCGTTGGTGGATACTTCTCTTCGAGAACAACTCATTGAACGAGGAGCCGCCGATGAAGAATTTGTCCATCAAATTTTAGAGAAGTTCAGTCTGAGTCCGGGGGGAGACGAAAAACTCTCTGAAATCCTGGCAGCACATTTCGAACACCACCCTGAAACAGGCAAAGCGGTACTCAGAAGACTGAAAACACAAAAGAATTTTCAGAAATGGCTTATTGAAGAATTGAAGGGCGGGTAGGATTGTTGTTGACGATAGTGCTTAGCTGTTCCGCCTCATGGTATCATTTGAAACGAAAAGGAAGGTTTAGGATGAAACGAGCCTCGATAGGCTTTGGCCTGATGTTCATCTTATCTATGACCGTCTTGACCGGCTGTGCTTCGAGCCATCCGAAAGAGTTGGTGGAACGCAACGATCACGCTGGATTGAAAACGTGGTATCTGGTAGAGGCGGCTACGTTGCGGGGAAAGGCAGAAGAGATGCGACAAATGGCGGCTGAATACCGAACACATCAGACCCAATCAAACCCTACATCTGAATTAGCTCAACATTGTGAAAACTTGGTTGAGCGGTACACCAAGGCCGCGGAAGACGCCGAGACTTTGGCCAACGTTCATGCCAAGCATCCTGTAAGTGGCCCAGGAAATACCCAGCCG
This window encodes:
- a CDS encoding tetratricopeptide repeat protein, which translates into the protein MDGSDRKYEEAIQSQPKLAEAHYHLGLTLYRKGSLLAAQPHFIEVANLAPGHPAIWNAPPFRQYGTVEPETQEPAQDGHTGHQH
- a CDS encoding copper resistance system multicopper oxidase; amino-acid sequence: MSNQNNVVTRRTLLQGIGALGLTTAMARLIPSYVWASGTRATLPSQLDGNVMHLTIAETPFQIGERTGIAKTINGTLPGPLLRLQEGQPIRLNVTNRLREDTSIHWHGLILPPDMDGVPGVSFAGIKPASTFSYNYPVQQNGTYWYHSHSGGQEQSGVYGPIIIDPIEPEPFHYDRDYVVVLSDWTFESPEAVFSKLKKLSNYYNFQKRTAYEFLSDVGRLGLWPALQNYLMWDGMRMDPTDFADVTGYAYTYLMNGLSPSGNWTGLFRPGERVRLRFIAAGAMTFFDVRIPGVKMTVVQADGQNVQPVVVDEFRIGPAETYDVIVEPTEARAYTLFAETLDRSGYARGTLAPRAGMTGPLPERRPRPLRTMADMGMVMEGMNMGSMDMSSMSKPTHDGGSHSTHQEMGMHGNQAIQHMPDMPHKSARGSDDPQHGTIPGSTPVRHGPDHHGTGNQSVAEYSWNQSGNPGRGLDNSEWRVLVYTDLKSLEPYPDQREPQREIELHLTGHMERYMWSFDGKKYSDAKEPIHFRYGERLRLTFINDTMMEHPLHLHGMWMHLENGTGAYLPRKHTVVVKPAERVSVAITADAPGRWAFHCHLLLHMEAGMFRIVEVTSQEAEVQS
- a CDS encoding copper resistance protein B, whose amino-acid sequence is MGLSLPLASPYGSGDVPNRGSNQPRSRGAIMNTSLRPILWLAVLGLWTVLPDASIVFAQTIPGGSTQEEHTVPHVSPKPVWPSPVADQENHLFFLADVLEYRPNIGGTGSDSDYRWDIEGWYGGDYHRIWFKSEGQQNSAFKADYDVDSQLLYGRFIQKYYDFQVGLRLETQSFEGSNVTRGLAVIGLQGLVPYNYEIESALFISQSGDVSARLTGTKDLLLSQQLILQLRLETNLAIQRVERFTTGSGLNNLEGGVRLRYEIRREFAPYVGVSLERSFGETAALVRQEDGDPSQVRFVTGVRIWF
- the gdhA gene encoding NADP-specific glutamate dehydrogenase encodes the protein MTTLAEDIQAQIDRFNAGIQERNPAEYEFHQAVQEFTEMVMPYVLEHPKYRDGHILERMTEPDRIVIFRVCWENDEGSICCNRAWRVQFNNAIGPYKGGMRFHPSVTQSVLKFLGFEQVYKNALTGLPMGGAKGGSNFNPKGKSDREVMRFCQSLMTELSRHIGEDTDVPAGDIGVGAREISYLFGQYKRLQNRFTGVLTGKGVAFGGSLIRTEATGYGVVYFTKHMLARHHKTLANKTAIISGSGNVALYCAEKLVQEGAKVLTLSDSSGFIHDPDGIDQNKLAWVMTLKTERRGRISEYTEQYPTSTFYPGQRPWSVSADLAFPCATQNELAEGDAKLLVTNGIQLVAEGANMPCTMEAVRYMCEADLLLAPAKAANAGGVAVSGLEQSQNAQRLPWTREDVDHRLQDIMAHIHQQCVVYGEEKDGHIDYVRGANIAGFVKVADAMLAYGIA
- a CDS encoding RNA polymerase sigma factor, which produces MQVNPLNKPSKNIAPAVAAVLTENRQDFFRFLTHRLGNLDTAEEVIQEFNLRAISRASDLRDPDRAIPWLYRVLNSTLADFFRREITRRQGEAEYAHLQPESQKAFDVDTEAVCACFHALLPALKPEYSEILQRIDLGGESREHVAKDLGITGNLARVRLHRARQALKRDLLQACGTCCQNHGFMDCECTHSSNLVNVSPPRSL
- the tal gene encoding transaldolase; protein product: MVASRVNTNPLVMLKEFGQSVWLDYIRRSLITSGELERLVKDDELRGVTSNPAIFEKAITGSSDYSEALKNMDMRKGLDAKARYERLAIKDIQDAADVMRAVYERTKRRDGYVSLEVSPHLARDTDGTVEEAHRLWKAVGRSNVMMKVPATSEGIPAIQQLISEGINVNVTLLFSQGAYERVADAYVSGLQKLAARDGDVNKVASVASFFISRIDTAIDALISTRLQASTDQGEQALLRSLMGKVAIANAKLAYQRYQEIYSNPSWEALAKKGAMTQRVLWASTSTKNPNYRDVLYVEELIGPDTVNTIPPATFDAFRDHGRPRASLLENVEDAHDTMDTLERVGIFMKEATDTLLEEALRLFNEPFDKLLAAVDRQARSSRLSR